CGGGATCCGCTATGACGTGCGTGGCGTGGAGAACATCCCCGAGCGCCCCTGCGTGATCCTCGCCAACCACCAGAGCACCTGGGAAACCTTCTTCCTTTCCGCCTACTTCGAACCACTCAGCCAGGTGGTCAAGCGCGAACTGCTGCGCGTACCGTTCTTCGGCTGGGGCATGGCGCTGCTCAAGCCCATCGCCATCGACCGCAGCAACCCCAAGGCCGCGCTCAAGCAGTTGGCCAAGCAGGGCGACGAACGCCTCAAGCAGGGCGCCTGGGTGCTGGTATTCCCCGAAGGCACACGCATTCCGCCAGGGCAGATCGGCAAGTTCTCTCGCGGCGGCACCGCCCTGGCGGTAAATGCCGGCTTGCCGGTACTGCCCATCGCCCACAACGCCGGCGAATTCTGGCCCAAGGCTGGCTGGAGCAAGCGCTCAGGCACCATCCAGGTGATCATTGGCCAACCGATGTATGCCGAGGGCGAAGGCCCGCGCGCCATCGCCGAACTCAACGAACGTGCTTTCCAGTGGGTCTGCCAGCAACAAACCGAACTGAGTGGCGAAGCGCCGCAGCTGAGCCGCCTGGGTGAAACCGCCTGATCTGTGGATAAGCTGTGCATGGAATACCATCAGAAAGCCATTATCTACGCATAACCAATTGATTTTAAATACACTTTTCCCGCGCGAAGGAAGCTTAACAGCAGGGTATAAGTTGTCATGCAGGAGCAAGTTGCTTCGCGTGTAAACTGCTGCCGGGGTAGCGGCAACATGCAGGCCGTCGACGAATCCGCAGGAACTCGATAAGTTCACAGTCTCATCTGCGGCCTTGGCCGATGATTGGATCAGTAAAGGGAATTCACTGCCATGCCATCGATCTACCAGCTCAAACCCGCTTTCCAGAATCTGCTGCGTCCCGGCGTCGAGCGCCTGCATGCCCGCGGCGTCACCGCCAACCAGGTGACGCTGGCCGCAGCCCTCGTCTCCGTGCTGCTCGGCGCACTGCTCGCCGCCTGTAGCCATGTCGCCTGGCTGTTCGCCCTGATCCCCCTGTGGATGCTGCTGCGCATGGCACTGAACGCCGTCGACGGCATGCTCGCCCGCGAGTTCGGCCAGCAGTCGAAGCTGGGTGCCTACCTCAACGAGCTTTGCGACGTGGTCGCCGACAGCGCGCTGTACCTGCCCTTCGCCCTGCTGCCAGGTGTCTCGCCGCTGCTGGTGATCCTGGTGGTGGTGATGGCCGTGATCAGCGAATACGCCGGCGTGCTCGGCCCCATGGTCGGCGCCTCGCGGCGCTATGACGGGCCGATGGGCAAGAGTGATCGCGCCTTCTGCTTCGGCGTGATCGGTGCAGGCGTCGCCACGGGCCTGCTGCCAGCACTGTGGATCAATCTGCTGCTGGGCCTGATCCTCGCCCTGCTGCTCCGTACCCTCTATAACCGCGTTCGTCACGGGTTGGCCGAAGCCACCTGAGCCCTTGATGCGGAATAAGGAGATTCCATGCTCGGCATTACTGGACGATCACAGCATCCACGATCTGTAGATGCCCACAACCCCTGCCTCGTCTTGGTTAAGGAGTCGCCATGCTCGCTGCATTGACCGCTTTTGCCATCACCTCGGCCGCACGCCTGCTCACTGGCGCCCGCGCCCTGTGGCTCGGCAGCACCGCACAGCCAACGCAACGCCTGTACTACGCCAACCACAGCAGCCACGGCGATTTCGTCCTGCTCTGGGCCTCGCTGCCGCCGGAGCTGCGCAAACGCACCCGACCGGTGGCTGGCGCCGACTACTGGCAGAAACCGGGCGTGCGCAGCTTCCTGATCAACAAGGTCTTCAACGGCGTACTGGTCGACCGCGAGCGCAAGGAAGGCAGCAACCCGCTGCAGGCGATGCTCGATGCGCTGGACGGCGGCGACTCGCTGATCATCTTCCCCGAAGGCACACGCAACCTCGGCGACGAACCATTGCTGCCCTTCAAGAGCGGTCTTTATCACCTGGCACAAGCCCGCCCGGATGTGGAACTGGTGCCGGTGTGGATAGCCAACCTCAACCGGGTGATGCCAAAGGGCAGGGCGCTGCCGCTGCCATTGCTGTGCACCCTGAGCTTCGGCGCTGCGCTCGAGCGCATCGAGGGGGAGGGCAAAGGCGACTTCCTCGAACGCGCACGTAACGCTCTGCTGGCACTGGCGCCTGAGGAGGCCTGAGATGGATACCAACACCTTGCTGCTGTTCGCCGGTATCGGTGCCCTGCTCCTGCTGGCCAGTCTGATCGGCTTCGTTCTGAAAAAACGCAGTGGCGATCAGCCCAACCCGGTGGTCGACAACCTCAACGCACGGATCAACGCCTGGTGGGTGATGGTGTTGGTCATCGGCATCGCCTTCCTGTTCGGCAACATCGGCGTCATCGTGCTGTTCTACTTCGTGTCCTTCTATGCGCTGCGCGAGTTCATGACCCTGGCACCGACCCGGCGCAGCGACTACCCGGCGCTGGTAGCAGCCTTCTACTTCGCCCTGCCGATGCAGTACCTGCTGATCGCCCTGGACTGGTACGGCCTGTTCGCCATCTTCATCCCGGTCTACCTGTTCCTCCTCCTACCGATTCTCGCCTCGCTGGGCGGCGATACCACCCGCTACCTCGAGCGCGCGGCCAAGGTGCAATGGGGGCTGATGATCGCCGTGTTCTGCATCTCCGCCGTACCGGCGCTGCTGACGCTGGACATCCCCGGCTACGAGGGGCGCAACCTGCTGTTGATCGCCTGGCTGATCATCGTCGTGCAACTCTCCGACGTGCTGCAGTACGTCTGCGGCAAGCTGGCCGGTAAGCACAAGATCGCGCCCAACCTGTCGCCCTCGAAAACCGTGGAAGGCTTCATCGGCGGCGTGGCACTGGCCACGCTGATTGGCGCGATGCTGTGCTGGATCACCCCGTTCGCCTTCTGGCAGGCGGCGCTGATCGCCCTGCTGGTGTGCCTGCTCGGCTTTGCCGGTGGCCTGGTGATGTCAGCGATCAAGCGCGACCGTGGCGTGAAGGACTGGGGCCATATGATCGAAGGCCACGGCGGCATGCTCGACCGCCTGGACTCGGTGTGCTTCGCTGCACCGGTGTTCTTCCATATGGTGCGCTACTGGTGGGCCTGACGTCAGGCGGCGAATGCGTAGGAGCGGCGCCCCGCCGCAAACCGGGGCGATGCGCAATTGAATAGCTTCGCCCCGGGGCGGGGCTCCTACGAAAGGCTGCTTTGGCAGCCTTATCTGATCGGCATTAGCTCTGGCAGCACGCCTTTTACGCAAGCAACAAAAAACCCGCCGAAGCGGGTTTTTAAGACCTTCCGACATCCTGTCGTTTGCCATCCTGGCGCGGTCTGTCTTCCTTGACCCGGGACATCCAGTTCCCGGTACGTGTGTGTAGATTAGCCAGGCTTCTCAGGCCAGGGCAGAGGCCCATTGCGCCTCGCCGTGTAAGCCTTTTGCCATAACTCCATGCCTGAAGGCCTGACCTGGCTCGCATCACAGCGACAACCCATGTCGACGGGCGATAAACGTGGCATTCACCATCCTATAAAAATCAATGACTTACGCGAAAAATGGGCGCCATTATTGGCATGATTGAGCCAGATAAAGTGGCATTTTCCGTCGAAATGACCGGAATAAATGGCATTTTCCGTATGCCCTGCCTTCCGGGCACTACAAGCCTGATAAACCGCAGCCACTAAGCCACGTGGGCAATGGGCTGAACGGATTGCCAACCTGTCAATTGAACGCAGCGTAGCGGGGTTCCTGACTTAGCGGAATCCCCATCCGTCGCAGGTTTCAAGGCTTTATCAATCCTGCGGCAGAAGCTCCATTGAGCTGGGTGCGTCGGCAAACTCGTAGCCCATGGCCTTATAGCCAGCCTGGCGCTTGCTCCACATACGCAGTAAGGCTGGATGCCCCGAGTCGATGAAATCGATGATGCGGACATCTGCCTTATCAGCATGCTCCCGATGCAGGCGACCTGCATACTGCTGGAGGGTGCCCTTCCAGGAAACCGGCATGGCCAGCACCAAGGTATCCAGCGCAGGATGATCGAACCCCTCACCTACCAGTTTCCCAGTGGCCAGGATCACCCTGGCTGCATCGGGCGACAGCGCTTCCAGTTCACCGATTAGCGCGGCGCGCTGTTTCTTGGACAGCCGCCCGTGCAGGGTAAACAGGCTTTCGACTCGCCCAACTAGCCTTTCCTCAATAGCACTGAGGTGATCAGTTCGCTCCGTCAGCAGCAGAATCTTTCTCCCCTGGCCAAAAGCTGCTTCGACCTCAGACACAATCTTGTCTGTCCGTTCCGCATCGCTGCACACCTGCAAGAAAACATCCTGAATACCGGCTCCTTCTGGCATGACGATAGGCCGGAACAACCACTTGGGAATTACCCTCAACTCTGCCGGGGCACTCTCAGGCCGAGAGGCGGTATGCCGAATCGGCCCGCACTGCATGAAAATAATCGGTTGTTGGCCATCGCGCCGAATGGGTGTAGCGGTCAGCCCCAGCACATATCTCGCAGGGGCAGCCTTGAGAAGGGCCTCAAAGGAGAACGCCGACAGGTGATGGCATTCATCCACGATGATTTGCCCGTAGTTCTTTACCTGTTCGCTGACCTCACCTTGCCGCGATAGCGACTGCATAACCGCCACATCGATGATGCCGGTCGGCTTGGCCTTACCTCCACCGATGCTGCCAACAGTCTTCTTGTCTGCCCCCAGAAACGCCTGCAACCGTTCCTTCCACTGCTGGAGCAGTTCCGTTCGGTGAACCAGCACCAGCGTGTTCACGCCACGCTGCGCAATCAGGGCAGCAGCAGTGACCGTTTTGCCGAATGCAGTCGGAGCGTAGAGGATGCCGGTGTCGTGCCCCAGCATACCCGCCAGTGCAGCCTCCTGATCCGAACGAAGTTTTCCCACAAAGCGGACATCGATGGGCTCCCCAGCGAAGCGCTCATCATGCAGCACCAGCTCTACCTTGTTTTCGCCCAACAGTGCCCGGACGTCATCCAGGCATCCTCGCGGCAGGGCAATGTGCTGCGGATAGTTTTCGGCACAGCCGATGATCCGGGGCTTATTCCATACCGGCAGCCGCATGGCTTGAGCCTTATAGAATTCGGGATTCTGAAATGCCGCCAGCCGAATGAGCTTGTTGACCAATGGCTGGGGTAGTTCGGACTTGCTGAAATAGATCTGGTTGGCCAGGGTCACGCTTACCGACGCTGGTAACGAAAAGGTCAGTTTCTGAGTCTTTTCCGACGTGCGCTGCCAGGGCTTCGCGCTTTCATCATCTGTTAGGTCAGCGACATCCAACGGATGGCGACCGCCGCTAGCCCGCAGAGTGGCCGGTGAAATGTCCCTCACCTGCATGGGTTGGACACTGGCCAGAAATGCCCACTGATCGGGATAGGGCATCAGCGTCTCATCGACAAAAACACTGCCACCTTGTGCTCGGGCCCTCTTCTGCAAGGGCAACGCAATCAAATTTCCGAAACCACCCTTGGGCATGCTGTCCTGGTTTGGAAACAGCCGGTCGTAAGAGCCCAGCGTCAGCTGCCGGGTACGTTCACAGGTATGGCTGATGATCGCGGAGCCAAGCAGACGTGCCTCA
This region of Pseudomonas wenzhouensis genomic DNA includes:
- a CDS encoding lysophospholipid acyltransferase family protein, whose product is MAILQAFRVTLFYLLLSSSSFFWCLISLLVAPLLPYRQRYRFVIQAWCSCAVWLAKVIVGIRYDVRGVENIPERPCVILANHQSTWETFFLSAYFEPLSQVVKRELLRVPFFGWGMALLKPIAIDRSNPKAALKQLAKQGDERLKQGAWVLVFPEGTRIPPGQIGKFSRGGTALAVNAGLPVLPIAHNAGEFWPKAGWSKRSGTIQVIIGQPMYAEGEGPRAIAELNERAFQWVCQQQTELSGEAPQLSRLGETA
- a CDS encoding CDP-alcohol phosphatidyltransferase family protein → MPSIYQLKPAFQNLLRPGVERLHARGVTANQVTLAAALVSVLLGALLAACSHVAWLFALIPLWMLLRMALNAVDGMLAREFGQQSKLGAYLNELCDVVADSALYLPFALLPGVSPLLVILVVVMAVISEYAGVLGPMVGASRRYDGPMGKSDRAFCFGVIGAGVATGLLPALWINLLLGLILALLLRTLYNRVRHGLAEAT
- a CDS encoding lysophospholipid acyltransferase family protein, whose amino-acid sequence is MLAALTAFAITSAARLLTGARALWLGSTAQPTQRLYYANHSSHGDFVLLWASLPPELRKRTRPVAGADYWQKPGVRSFLINKVFNGVLVDRERKEGSNPLQAMLDALDGGDSLIIFPEGTRNLGDEPLLPFKSGLYHLAQARPDVELVPVWIANLNRVMPKGRALPLPLLCTLSFGAALERIEGEGKGDFLERARNALLALAPEEA
- a CDS encoding phosphatidate cytidylyltransferase, with product MDTNTLLLFAGIGALLLLASLIGFVLKKRSGDQPNPVVDNLNARINAWWVMVLVIGIAFLFGNIGVIVLFYFVSFYALREFMTLAPTRRSDYPALVAAFYFALPMQYLLIALDWYGLFAIFIPVYLFLLLPILASLGGDTTRYLERAAKVQWGLMIAVFCISAVPALLTLDIPGYEGRNLLLIAWLIIVVQLSDVLQYVCGKLAGKHKIAPNLSPSKTVEGFIGGVALATLIGAMLCWITPFAFWQAALIALLVCLLGFAGGLVMSAIKRDRGVKDWGHMIEGHGGMLDRLDSVCFAAPVFFHMVRYWWA
- a CDS encoding TOTE conflict system archaeo-eukaryotic primase domain-containing protein, giving the protein MSDGDLLEQLRAENARLIALLETHGIEWRLPAERPKPEQAVALPPLVPVLDTNEKLALFNRLFRGRADVFPLRWESKTGKTGYSPACANEWRPGVCEKPRIKCGDCSYRQLLPLTDQVLYKHLAGEIVVGVYPLLPDDTCYFLAVDFDEADWREDVTAFAQSCRKLGVPVALEVSRSGNGAHAWIFFEHSVPAAEARLLGSAIISHTCERTRQLTLGSYDRLFPNQDSMPKGGFGNLIALPLQKRARAQGGSVFVDETLMPYPDQWAFLASVQPMQVRDISPATLRASGGRHPLDVADLTDDESAKPWQRTSEKTQKLTFSLPASVSVTLANQIYFSKSELPQPLVNKLIRLAAFQNPEFYKAQAMRLPVWNKPRIIGCAENYPQHIALPRGCLDDVRALLGENKVELVLHDERFAGEPIDVRFVGKLRSDQEAALAGMLGHDTGILYAPTAFGKTVTAAALIAQRGVNTLVLVHRTELLQQWKERLQAFLGADKKTVGSIGGGKAKPTGIIDVAVMQSLSRQGEVSEQVKNYGQIIVDECHHLSAFSFEALLKAAPARYVLGLTATPIRRDGQQPIIFMQCGPIRHTASRPESAPAELRVIPKWLFRPIVMPEGAGIQDVFLQVCSDAERTDKIVSEVEAAFGQGRKILLLTERTDHLSAIEERLVGRVESLFTLHGRLSKKQRAALIGELEALSPDAARVILATGKLVGEGFDHPALDTLVLAMPVSWKGTLQQYAGRLHREHADKADVRIIDFIDSGHPALLRMWSKRQAGYKAMGYEFADAPSSMELLPQD